One window of the Colletotrichum destructivum chromosome 6, complete sequence genome contains the following:
- a CDS encoding Putative DNA replication regulator Sld3, with the protein MSSTKLFPPSDASRQRSGILTPSSDGSLNSKHAVLPPPVKNAQRRRSGSHAMGDLLKAAIVVKAHPSSILAKPCTLQPLMLLPREHLSLACLDLGAPQGDLPSSRLYEAHIKILDLEDRVADKPSLLLARNDASQSVYALERAAASGNNLYTVCKLGLWVDLLALSDKATVTGKHVARMRMAEEARESQQEMELPLMTPGLHKGHKEKRLAIEALQQSIVRKRGRSQSVSTFDESRAEKRTRSDDDMSRPQTPSGLSSQILEAKSEPTEWIETHLDIVEPTPQPMPDPTAQQTAGDIMDNIRTHYIEALYKSMGSLAYFAKGPLSRARAAFHLDCDGSMNMNDLIDFLKSLVMTTVQIDKKYRETIPEIISKLKTHIDTSDDGSKPKRRKSKKMKLGKDGMYPGEEDHVRNWWSSNKPEFSDEDKTITPAQIKSHVSLLRTRETQLQMILILEILALEPLRTAEGDGESQLPGLSGEPEVEKAVEAQPKKRSKHNFPVLADVHADRLCIWQSTASDELRMLEDSQVTTPSGGEPAQKASSDPLRDFCTDIVMPFFAARLPDICDSISRKLGGPVIIAPPQPKAKPSSSVSTSKSDTRPGAAAKRPSKPATKNIEKALFREQSRRSVSRGPSNAIALLRSATSANIPGFKRETSDLDRKSSVDRMGLLFRSNSLTALDDVKAQKKALVEAELKDAITAIRRPNRDLAGKAVVEAAEKRTSGGLSSIKKSKKPTRHPLFDSVQVKVTPANHRFRDALAAESKSSDRMAIPMSSIPPSSASRIPSSGPRRGHIDIFGRTPSSAIQATPVKRGASFLGPSPTDEPAIPPSSPLMARKPAREQHLSVPGSVIRSRPPPVRSQSPDPGLPVTPCKQRTVDVLGDEVAATPTGKRAPSQPTPSPPKEQPKSIYARLGWDDDFDDF; encoded by the exons ATGTCTTCTACCAAGTTGTTCCCGCCGTCAGACGCGTCGCGTCAAAGATCGGGAATCCTCACGCCCAGCTCCGATGGCTCTCTGAACTCCAAACAtgcggtgctgccgccgcccgtcaaGAACGCGCAGAGAAGACGCAGCGGGTCCCACGCCATGGGAGATTTGTTAAAGGCTGCCATTGTCGTCAAA GCGCACCCGTCTAGCATCCTCGCGAAGCCGTGCACGCTGCAGCCCCTCATGCTTCTCCCTCGCGAGCACCTCTCACTTGCATGCCTCGATCTTGGCGCGCCGCAAGGTGACCTCCCTTCCAGTCGACTCTACGAAGCCCACATCAAGATCCTTGACCTCGAAGAccgcgtcgccgacaagcCGAGCCTGCTCCTCGCGCGTAACGACGCCTCACAGTCCGTCTACGCGCTGgaacgcgccgccgcctcggggAACAACCTGTACACGGTCTGCAAGCTCGGTCTGTGGGTTGATCTCTTGGCGTTGTCCGACAAGGCCACCGTAACGGGGAAGCATGTCGCGCGCATGCGCATGGCAGAGGAGGCCAGGGAGTCTCAGCAGGAGATGGAGCTCCCGCTGATGACGCCGGGATTGCACAAGGGACACAAGGAAAAGAGGCTGGCGATCGAGGCGCTGCAGCAGTCGATTGTGAGGAAGAGGGGCCGCTCGCAGTCCGTCTCGACATTCGACGAGTCGAGGGCGGAGAAGCGGACGAGGTCTGACGACGATATGTCGCGGCCGCAGACACCGAGCGGGTTGAGCAGCCAGATATTGGAAGCGAAATCCGAGCCGACGGAATGGATCGAGACTCATCTAGACATCGTAGAGCCGACGCCGCAGCCAATGCCCGACCCCACTGCCCAGCAGACGGCGGGCGACATTATGGACAACATCAGGACGCACTACATCGAGGCGCTTTACAAGTCAATG GGATCACTGGCCTACTTCGCAAAAGGGCCACTATCTCGAGCCCGAGCCGCGTTTCACCTCGACTGCGACGGCTCCATGAATATGAATGACCTCATAGACTTCCTGAAGAGTCTTGTTATGACCACAGTCCAGATCGATAAGAAGTACCGCGAGACGATTCCCGAGATAATCTCGAAATTGAAGACGCACATCGACACTTCGGATGACGGCAGCAAACCCAAGAGGAGGAAGTCCAAGAAGATGAAACTGGGCAAGGATGGAATGTACCCCGGAGAAGAGGACCATGTACGCAACTGGTGGAGCTCGAACAAGCCAGAGTTCAGCGACGAAGACAAAACCATCACACCCGCACAGATCAAATCCCACGTGTCTCTATTGAGGACTCGCGAGACGCAGCTGCAGATGATTTTGATACTGGAGATTCTGGCGCTGGAGCCTCTGCGGACGGCtgagggggatggggagagTCAGCTGCCCGGTCTCTCTGGGGAACcggaggtcgagaaggcTGTCGAGGCTCAACCGAAAAAGCGGAGCAAGCACAACTTCCCCGTGCTGGCGGACGTACACGCCGACCGATTGTGTATCTGGCAGTCGACCGCTTCCGACGAGCTGCGGATGCTGGAGGACTCTCAGGTGACTACACCCTCTGGCGGAGAGCCGGCCCAGAAGGCCTCCTCAGATCCTCTCAGGGACTTTTGTACCGATATCGTTATGCCATT CTTCGCCGCCCGGCTGCCGGATATATGCGACTCGATAAGCCGTAAACTCGGCGGGCCAGTGATAATTGCCCCGCCCCAGCCCAAGGCGAAGCCTTCGTCCTCAGTGTCGACGAGCAAATCTGACACAAGGCCCGGGGCCGCCGCAAAGCGGCCTTCCAAGCCGGCGACGAAAAACATCGAAAAGGCGTTGTTCAGAGAGCAATCACGACGCAGTGTATCCAGAGGGCCCAGCAACGCAATCGCGCTTTTGAGATCGGCGACATCGGCCAACATCCCCGGCTTTAAGCGGGAGACTAGCGACCTCGACCGGAAGTCGTCCGTGGATAGGATGGGTTTGCTTTTCAGGAGCAACAGCCTAACAGCCCTGGACGACGTTAAGGCGCAGAAGAAGGCacttgtcgaggccgagttgAAGGACGCTATCACAGCCATCAGGAGACCGAACCGCGATCTCGCGGGCAAGGCTGTTGTTGAGGCTGCGGAGAAGCGGACTTCTGGCGGTCTATCTTCGATTAAGA AATCCAAGAAACCGACTCGGCACCCGCTCTTTGACTCGGTACAGGTAAAGGTGACACCGGCCAATCACCGGTTCCGGGACGCCTTGGCTGCAGAGTCGAAGAGCTCTGACAGAATGGCCATACCAATGTCGAGTATACCGCCGTCTAGCGCTTCAAGAATTCCCTCCAGCGGGCCACGGAGGGGCCATATCGACATCTTTGGTAGGACGCCTTCGTCTGCCATTCAGGCCACACCCGTGAAACGCGGGGCATCTTTCCTGGGCCCTTCGCCGACTGACGAGCCCGCTATCCCACCCTCGTCGCCCCTAATGGCGAGAAAACCAGCAAGGGAGCAGCATCTGAGTGTACCCGGCAGCGTGATCAGGTCAAGGCCTCCACCCGTGCGGTCGCAGTCGCCGGACCCGGGCCTGCCGGTGACGCCCTGCAAGCAACGGACTGTGGACGTGTTGGGAGATGAGGTGGCGGCCACGCCAACGGGAAAACGGGCTCCATCGcagccgacgccgtcgcccccaAAGGAGCAACCGAAGTCGATTTATGCACGACTTGGTTGGGAtgacgactttgacgacttTTAA
- a CDS encoding Putative trafficking protein particle complex II-specific subunit 65 gives MAIDEHNQEPVAVAGFIDNAFLTYFIPEATNLDLEEAFKGVDDTKALFDSIKRRDTLYFDETVDVLLVLRAPLVDEKTLRSHFSRLVIQLETQVVNSHASDREKPSADVVFQGSVEDTSDPFIVVDEPDVDDDDSSSSGGKAESVVKSAPDHQREPHIYAVWKLPVFLARPRIRLQGPFAIFTASAGLRPVSAATSGSGTPLSPNFRNGGGGAGYLQSGIPSGLNLLEPFTNDPGLGGVAPRLSALRVSRVAPMTQSKDTTRPLRALSQVRTRIFPAVHTRVRFSRPNTMPTNPALVALLEVDFTPYFDCPVDLTSITLSVADGGVVDDLNGPAGLSLPMTCVPHDHVTFLYRLSPQQLDLPSKNPSRDLDIHIEAVIRKNPGLCTPRLSMTWTTTLDFTLPVNPGFNAAMQPMQPIQRSHRPSQLSISGMEAAQSLVAPAVSRPDSLPALEAATRTVEAPLPELGITMTFCGPTGPIYAGEVFSWTVYVVNRSTERANNPAVPARKLALVALSKRRRNEVRLMRPPSTSGKGKTAADSKELADAVLDENVLHAMQRNSAVDSTEVVCLTADTRVGPLAPGACHVVDLQFLPLKEGLVNIEAVRVIDLGSQEHVDVRDLPIMFVEKRPEERKTEQTRERE, from the exons ATGGCTATAGATGAACACAATCAAGAGCCCGTCGCGGTGGCCGGCTTTATCGATAATGCATTTCTTACATACTTCATCCCCGAGGCGACAAATCTGGACCTCGAAGAAGCGTTCAAGGGTGTCGACGACACCAAAGCCCTCTTCGACTCCATCAAACGGAGGGATACACTCTACTTTG ACGAGACCGTTGATGTGCTTCTGGTCCTGAGGGCGCCCCTCGTGGATGAAAAGACGCTGCGCTCTCACTTCAGCCGGTTGGTGATTCAGTTGGAGACTCAAGTCGTCAACAGCCACGCCTCAGACCGCGAGAAGCCCTcggccgacgtcgtcttTCAGGGTTCTGTCGAGGATACGTCCGATCCCTTCATCGTCGTGGACGAGCccgacgtcgatgacgatgactcgtcctcctccggcggcaaggccgagagCGTTGTCAAGTCCGCTCCCGACCACCAGAGAGAACCCCACATTTACGCTGTGTGGAAGCTCCCTGTCTTCCTCGCCCGGCCACGCATCCGTCTCCAGGGCCCCTTTGCCATCTTCACGGCCTCCGCCGGCCTCAGACCGGTCTCTGCCGcgacctcgggctcgggcaCTCCTCTATCTCCCAACTTtcgcaacggcggcggcggtgcgggaTACCTCCAATCCGGCATCCCTTCGGGCCTGAACCTCCTCGAGCCATTTACCAACGACCCGGGGCTCGGTGGCGTCGCCCCGCGCCTCTCGGCTCTCCGCGTCTCTCGTGTGGCCCCCATGACCCAATCAAAGGACACCACCCGGCCTCTCCGCGCGCTCTCCCAGGTCCGCACCCGGATCTTCCCCGCCGTACACACCCGCGTCCGCTTCTCTCGCCCAAACACCATGCCCACGAACCCGGCCCTCGTTGccctgctcgaggtcgactTCACCCCCTACTTCGACTGTCCCGTCGACCTGACCAGCATCACCCTCTccgtcgccgatggcggcgtcgtcgacgacctcaacGGGCCGGCCGGTCTCTCCCTTCCCATGACCTGCGTCCCCCACGACCACGTCACGTTCCTCTACCGCCTCTCCCCCCAGCAACTCGACCTCCCCTCAAAGAATCCCAGCCGCGACCTCGACATCCacatcgaggccgtcatcCGCAAGAACCCGGGCCTCTGCACCCCACGCCTCAGCATGACCTGGACCACGACCCTCGACTTCACCCTCCCCGTGAACCCGGGTTTCAATGCCGCCATGCAACCGATGCAGCCAATCCAACGCTCCCACCGTCCCTCGCAGCTCTCCATCAGCGGCATGGAAGCCGCTCAGTCGCTTGTCGCGCCCGCCGTCTCGCGCCCAGACTCTCTAcccgccctcgaggccgccaccCGCACCGTTGAAGCCCCGCTGCCAGAGCTCGGCATCACCATGACTTTTTGCGGTCCCACGGGGCCCATATACGCCGGCGAAGTGTTTTCCTGGACCGTCTACGTCGTCAACCGCAGTACGGAAAGGGCCAACAACCCGGCCGTCCCGGCGCGCAAACTTGCCCTCGTGGCGCTCTCGAAGCGCAGGCGCAACGAGGTCCGTCTCATGCGCCCGCCCTCGACCagcggcaagggcaagacgGCTGCCGACTCcaaggagctcgccgacgccgtgctggATGAAAACGTCCTGCACGCCATGCAGCGCAACTCGGCCGTTGACTCGACCGAGGTCGTCTGTCTGACGGCCGACACGAGGGTTGGGCCGCTCGCGCCTGGGGCGTGCCACGTAGTAGACCTTCAGTTCCTGCCCCTGAAAGAGGGCCTCGTCAATATCGAGGCTGTGAGGGTGATCGACCTAGGCTCGCAGGAGCACGTGGACGTCAGGGACTTGCCCATCATGTTTGTAGAAAAGAGACCAGAGGAGCGAAAGACGGAGCAaacgagagaaagagaataG
- a CDS encoding Putative WW domain, FF domain, WW domain superfamily, FF domain superfamily protein, translating into MNGAGSPYGQSPAWQEHRTPDGRAYYYNAATKVTQWTKPEDMMTPAERALANQPWKEYTAEGGRKYWYNTETKTSSWEMPDVYKKALGATSGPSTPADRPAPYDRGAPSDRYSNDRYDSYRDHRDTFHESRQLTFGNDSTAKAFVPASNEPEFATQEEAEAAFNKLLKRSGVQPDWTWEQALRTIAKDPQYRAIKDPKDRKAAFEKYCHDMIVQDKERAKERLTKLRTDFETMLKRHPEIKHYTRWKTARPMIEGETIFRSTDNETERRQLFEEYIIELKKAHVENQAAMRKTAMDGLIDLLPKLNLEPYTRWSDAQGLISSTAPFQNDEKYKTLSKFDILIAFQNHMKALERAFNDSKQEQKNKKFRKERKARDGFISLLAELRKDGKINASTKWRQIHPLIENDDRYKAMLGQGGSGPQELFWDLVEEEEKAMRGARNDVYDVIDDERFDITPQTTFEEFYAVMKKSRRTANIDRDILLVLFERAKEKRSLKRSDDERQSERQQRRAADDLRAYLKRMDPPITPDDTYEKVKVRLTDAPAFQAVTSEDVRIATFDRYVRRLREKEEEADRDRRRRRGRDSSERDPYRERPRSRGERSHRSSGRATRRSRSPEPDAYEADRRKAIAERERNHRKSTMAESLLSVDRERRPSPPPRRERERERDRDRERDRERDRDYDRHRSRRDDDSHYDRERRDREEERERLYRRRMGSYDELPYGDERPSGSRRRREEDEDDRRDSRDSKRVRREKTPRERTPQRDISRHKNRTPPPAAAPTTAAVKDKETTTVKDVAKEKEKEKEDPAGVHSGSEEGEIEED; encoded by the exons ATGAATGGTGCCGGCAGCCCGTATGGCCAGTCCCCGGCGTGGCAGGAGCATCGCACTCCTGACGGCCGAGCCTATTACTATAACGCGGCCACCAAGGTCACTCAATGGACCAAGCCAGAGGATATGATGACTCCGGCTGAG AGAGCTCTCGCCAACCAGCCTTGGAAGGAGTACACCGCGGAGGGCGGCCGCAAGTATTGGTACAACACCGAGACCAAAACGAGCTCTTGGGAGATGCCCGATGTGTACAAGAAAGCTTTGGGTGCCACGAGCGGCCCGAGTACGCCTGC CGATAGGCCTGCACCGTAcgaccgaggagctccttCTGACAGATATTCCAACGACCGTTACGATTCCTACAGAGATCATCGAGATACGTTCCACGAGTCGCGCCAGTTGACATTTGGCAACGACTCGACAGCCAAAGCGTTTGTTCCCGCGAGCAATGAGCCCGAGTTTGCCACGCaagaagaggccgaggctgcgTTCAATAAGTTGCTCAAGCGCAGCGGCGTGCAGCCCGACTGGACCTGGGAACAGGCACTACGAACCATTGCAAAAGACCCCCAGTACAGGGCGATCAAGGACCCCAAGGACCGAAAAGCAGCGTTCGAGAAGTACTGCCATGACATGATAGTCCAAGACAAGGAGCGCGCAAAGGAGAGACTGACCAAGCTGCGTACTGACTTCGAGACCATGCTCAAGCGTCACCCAGAGATCAAGCACTACACGaggtggaagacggcgcggCCCATGATTGAAGGCGAGACCATCTTCAGGTCTACCGACAACGAGACCGAGCGTCGCCAGCTTTTCGAGGAGTACATTATCGAGCTCAAGAAGGCCCACGTGGAGAATCAGGCAGCTATGCGCAAGACCGCTATGGACGGTCTGATCGACCTCCTGCCGAAGCTCAACCTTGAGCCCTACACGCGCTGGTCTGACGCGCAGGGCCTCATTTCGTCCACGGCGCCCTTCCAGAACGATGAGAAGTACAAGACCCTGAGCAAGTTTGACATTCTGATTGCGTTCCAAAACCACATGAAGGCGTTGGAGCGTGCGTTCAACGACTCTAAGCAGGAGCAGAAGAACAAAAAGTTCCGCAAAGAGCGCAAGGCCCGTGACGGCTTCATCTCCCTCCTTGCCGAGCTTAGGAAAGACGGCAAGATCAACGCCAGCACGAAGTGGCGTCAGATTCATCCCCTCATCGAGAATGACGATCGGTACAAGGCCAtgctcggccagggcggctCGGGTCCACAAGAACTGTTCTGGGAtctcgtcgaagaagaggagaaagcGATGCGCGGCGCTAGAAACGATGTCTACGATGTTATTGAC GACGAGCGATTCGATATTACCCCCCAGACCACGTTTGAGGAGTTCTATGCCGTGATGAAGAAGAGTCGTCGCACTGCTAACATTGATCGCGATATTCTCTTGGTTCTCTTTGAACGC GCCAAGGAGAAAAGGTCTTTGAAGAGATCGGACGACGAGAGACAATCCGAACGTCAGCAGCGAAGAGCAGCTGATGATCTCCGAGCGTACTTGAAGCGTATGGATCCCCCCATCACCCCGGATGACACGTACGAGAAGGTCAAGGTTCGCCTTACGGATGCACCCGCATTCCAGGCCGTCACTTCAGAGGATGTTCGCATCGCCACCTTTGATAGATACGTGAGAAGACTTcgcgagaaggaggaagaggccgacCGTGACCGTCGGCGTAGACGTGGTCGCGACTCTAGCGAACGCGACCCATACCGCGAGAGACCCCGGTCTAGAGGTGAGCGATCTCATCGCAGCAGTGGCCGTGCTACCAGGCGAAGTCGTAGTCCGGAGCCAGACGCCTACGAGGCGGACAGACGCAAAGCCATCGCTGAGCGCGAACGGAACCACCGTAAAtcgaccatggccgagagCCTTCTCTCCGTGGACCGGGAACGTCGCCCGTCACCTCCCCCGCGCCGTGAGAGAGAGCGTGAGCGCGACAGAGACCGCGAGCGCGATCGCGAGCGCGATCGCGACTATGACCGTCATCGCTCACGCCGCGACGATGATAGTCACTATGACCGCGAGAGACGCgacagggaagaagaacGGGAGAGGCTGTATCGACGCCGCATGGGGTCCTATGACGAGCTTCCTTATGGGGATGAGCGTCCGTCCGGAtcgcgacgccgccgggaggaagacgaggacgaccgACGTGATTCCAGAGACTCAAAG AGAGtaaggagagagaaaacacCCCGTGAGCGCACCCCCCAACGTGATATATCGCGTCACAAGAACAGgactccgccgccggccgccgcgccgaccaCCGCTGCCGTTAAGGACAAAGAGACAACGACGGTCAAGGACGTCGcgaaagaaaaggagaaggaaaaggaagacCCCGCTGGTGTCCACTCGGGGTCCGAAGAGGGCGAAATCGAAGAGGACTGA
- a CDS encoding Putative AAA+ ATPase domain, RNase L inhibitor RLI-like, possible metal-binding protein — MSDKLTRVAIVNSDKCKPKKCRQECKKSCPVVRSGKLCIEVSPESRIAFLSESLCIGCGICPKKCPFSAITIINLPTNLETQVTHRYSANSFKLHRLPMPRPGNVLGLVGTNGIGKSTALKILSGKLKPNLGRYDNPPDWEDVIKHFRGSELQNYFTKLLEDDLKAVVKPQYVDQIPRAVKGPQKSVQHLIDAVSTLGNKKEVCDTLELNHIMDREINFLSGGELQRFAIGTVCVRKADVYMFDEPSSYLDVKQRLAAARIIRSLLRDDDYIIVVEHDLSVLDYLSDFICVLYGKPAIYGVVTLPQSVREGINIFLDGHIPTENLRFRDESLTFKLSEGADEFINDKSRAFKYPKMQKTLGNFKLSIESGDFTDSEIIVMMGENGTGKTTFCRLLAGALKPDTKAAVPEMKISMKPQTITPKFEGTVRQLFFKKIRASFLSPQFQTDVVKPLKLDDFIDQEVKNLSGGELQRVAIVLALGMPADIYLIDEPSAYLDSEQRIIASRVIKRFIMHAKKTAFIVEHDFIMATYLADRVIVFDGQPGIDAHANKPESLLTGCNTFLKNLDVSFRRDPTNYRPRINKANSQLDQEQKSSGNFFFLDNDDDKTS; from the exons atgtcGGACAAACTCACCCGTGTCGCTATTGTCAACAGCGACAAGTGCAAGCCCAAGAAGTGTCGTCAGGAGTGCAAGAAGTCCTGCCCCGTCGTCCGCTCCGGAAAGCTCTGCATCGAAGTCAGCCCCGAGTCCCGCATCGCTTTTCTCTCCGAGTCACTATGCATCGGTTGCGGTATCTGCCCCAAGAAGTGccccttcagcgccatcacGATCATCAACCTGCCCACGAACCTTGAGACCCAGGTAACCCACCGCTACTCTGCCAATAGCTTCAAGCTTCACCGTCTGCCCATGCCCCGTCCCGGAAATGTGCTGGGTCTCGTCGGAACCAACGGTATTGGAAAGAGTACCGCCTTGAAGATTCTCAGTGGCAAGCTCAAGCCCAACCTGGGTCGCTACGACAACCCCCCTGACTGGGAGGATGTCATCAAGCACTTCCGTGGCTCCGAGCTTCAGA ACTACTTCACCAAGCTCCTGGAGGATGAcctcaaggccgtcgtcaagCCCCAGTATGTCGACCAAATCCCTCGAGCCGTCAAGGGCCCCCAGAAGAGCGTCCAGCACTTGATCGACGCCGTCAGCACCCTCGGCAACAAGAAAGAGGTCTGCGACACCCTGGAACTCAACCACATCATGGATCGCGAGATCAACTTCTTGTCCGGTGGAGAGCTGCAGCGTTTCGCCATCGGTACTGTCTGTGTCCGCAAGGCCGATGTGTACATGTTCGACGAGCCGTCCTCCTACCTCGATGTTAAGCAGAGATTGGCGGCTGCCCGTATCATCCGCTCTCTTctccgcgacgacgactacatcatcgtcgtcgagcacgaCTTGTCAGTCCTCGACTATCTCTCCGATTTCATCTGCGTTTTGTACGGCAAGCCCGCCATCTATGGTGTTGTCACTCTGCCCCAGTCCGTCCGTGAAGGTATCAACATCTTCCTTGACGGTCACATCCCCACCGAGAACTTGCGTTTCCGTGACGAATCTCTCACCTTCAAGCTGTCTGAGGGTGCCGACGAATTCATAAACGACAAGTCTCGCGCCTTCAAGTACCCCAAGATGCAAAAGACTCTGGGCAACTTCAAGCTGAGCATCGAGTCGGGTGACTTCACCGACTCTGAGATCATCGTCATGATGGGAGAGAACGGAACCGGAAAGACGACCTTTTGCCGTCTCCTTGCCGGTGCCCTGAAGCCTGACACCAAGGCTGCCGTCCCCGAGATGAAGATCAGCATGAAGCCCCAGACCATCACCCCCAAGTTCGAGGGTACCGTCCGCCAGCTCTTTTTCAAGAAGATCAGAGCCTCCTTCCTGTCGCCCCAGTTCCAGACCGATGTCGTCAAGCCCCTGAAGCTCGATGACTTCATCGATCAGGAGGTCAAGAACTTGTCCGGTGGTGAATTGCAGCGTGTCGCCATTGTACTTGCCCTTGGCATGCCCGCCGACATTTACCTCATCGATGAGCCTTCCGCCTACCTCGATTCCGAGCAGCGTATCATCGCTTCCCGCGTCATCAAGCGCTTCATCATGCACGCTAAGAAGACCGCCTTCATCGTTGAGCACGacttcatcatggccaccTACCTGGCCGACcgcgtcatcgtcttcgacggTCAGCCTGGTATCGACGCCCACGCTAACAAGCCCGAGTCTCTCTTGACTGGCTGCAATACTTTCCTCAAAAACCTCGACGTCTCTTTCCGTCGCGACCCCACCAACTACCGCCCTCGTATCAACAAGGCCAACTCTCAGTTGGACCAGGAGCAGAAGTCCAGCGGCAACTTT TTcttcctggacaacgacgacgacaagacgagTTGA